DNA sequence from the Eriocheir sinensis breed Jianghai 21 chromosome 31, ASM2467909v1, whole genome shotgun sequence genome:
GACGACCCCAGCCTGTTAGCGGCGCtagtgaattttatttatagtggcagccgtgatgtatgacttgcgtGGTCCATACcacgaagttgctgaagttagggttgattgacaTACATGCTACATTATGTGGCAGGTATGTAGAACAAGTTTAGTGTTCATTACCATCAATAATACATATAGCCTTATGTTGTCTATGAATTTGCCAGCATTTTCTTGAGGACATGTGGAGCCAGGCTAAGCATTAGCCTGGAAAATGGGCAAGGAGGAGCACAGGGCTTATCCATGAAACCGATAAGTCAGCATGAATCAATAAAGGCTGATGCCACAATCCACCCTGTGTTTTGGAATGAATGATGATCAATCCATTGAtgaaaccccaccttctcttgaTGAGGTCAGAGCGGTTGTAGCGAGGTTGAGGGGTGTGAAGGCAGCTGGTGTGTGTAACGGTGCAgagctgctaaaaaaaaaaaaaaaaaaaaaaaaggtgcaacCATGATCCATGGTTTGGACGTGGTGTTGGTTGCCATATGGCAATCTGGTACCTGACTGGATTAGGGGACTtgttgtccctatctggaaagtgATAAGAGGCTGTCAGAACTAACAACTACTACAGTATTACACTGCTCAGGGTGCCAAGCAAGGTTATTGCCCATTTATTGCTCATGTAGATTCACAGCCAACTAACTGCTGATGCAAACCTGAGTAGTCTGGGTAAGCTGACAACTGACTGTATGGTAGCACTTTGCAAATTGGTGGAGCATCGATGTGAGTTTTGACAGGGGATCCTTGCAGCCTATGTCAACCTCAAGGAGTTTGATTCAATGCATTGTACATTATACATAAttatcatttctgaatgggaagtttcatttttattctctacCCTAATGCATTGTTGTACCAAGCTGCCAATCCTCATATTATCAGAAGATTCAGCAAGGAAATTATTGTGTCAAAATTCGATGTCATTTATGCAAATTAAGAACAATACTGGTCcaagaacagagccctgagggcCACCATTACAGACTAGCACCCACTCTGAGGCAGCTTCATTAACTAGTGTCTGGTGTTCAGCCAGTTTGCCGTCAGTTTATGCACTGTGCCCTAAATACCTACCTAGTGTTTTGTTTTGTAAAGGAATTTCTGGAGTGGAACTATCAAATGTCATTTGAAAATTCAGATATGTATATAAACTGTGTTCAGTGATTTGGTTATATCAAAAATtgaggtcagtaggtttgacaaaAAGATTTTGTTTTTCAATCCTTGCTGTGAATCCTTGAAGGACTTTTTTTCCCTATTACTTGTGATAATACCTATGAAACAATTAATATATTTCGTTCCTTAAAATATACCGTATCTTAAAATTTCATATAATATGAATGCCATCGCACAAAATAACTAGCAGTCAACAGAGGTGTCACAGCAAGGTTTTTTGGAGGACTTATCTGGCTAAACTAGATGGTGAGGTATGCCTATGTATGGAGCCCCAGTAAAATTCATCTTAGCTTTTCAAACAGACTAAGTATAGAAACTCCTGAATTTAAGTCTCAGTAATTCCCTTCCTGACAGACAAATGGATCAGGATCGACTCAGGCCCTGGAAGCAGAGTCTGGTGTGTCAAAGGAAGAAGGGCGAGGTCACTGGGGATCCAAGGCAGAGTTCCTGCTCTCCTGCATTGGTCTCTCTGTTGGTATTGGAAACGTGTGGCGGTTCCCATACCTTGCATATGAAAATGGAGGAGGTGAGCTTAATATGAACCTGACTATATAAAAGATATAGGGCTAAAAAAGGTCATTAAGggtagacaaaaaagaaaaatcaacaaaacaaatatCAGTGATCATTATAAAAGGAtgtaatgtattcatgaatacaagcAGTAATAATCTTGATTAAACTGAAAACAAATCAATAGTTAATTTACCTTTTTGCAAAAATAACTTCATTCTATGCATGTGTTACAATTTGTCTGTAGGagctttttattttccattcctcaGCGGCATTCCTGTTCCCCTATATCATCCTGCTGGTGCTGATTGGGAAGCCCATGTACCTAATGGAGACTGCGCTGGGCCAGTACAGTCAACTTGGTCCACTAAATGTCTGGCGCTGTGCCCCCATCATGCAAGGTGAGTTCTTCATACTACATTTTAAATTGAGCCAGATCAAGGCAtaaatctaagttttttttttttttttttttttacatcaaagaaaacggctcaacggcaacaaaaagagtgcaaaaaaagaaaagcccgctattcaccgctcccataaaagacaaaagtaaaaagtagccaaaagTACATTTACAGTACAGTACCTTCTGAAAATCTACAAGTCATCATCTGTGTCAGTCATAAAAGGTTATGAAATGTCTTTAGTTCATTGATGGAGTCAGTCTACATAATTTGATATAAGCTTGTATGAACAATAAACTTTTGTGTATATTTAAAATGAGTCAGTAAAAccatattatatatttttctgtagtGAATACATGTGAAAAAGTCAAAAAATAAAATGTGCCTTTCAATGAGAAAAAGCactaataagaaaaagaagacataaaATGAGTCCCTTGGGATAACTTCCTCGCACAGGTGTGGGTGTTGCCATGGTGATCCTCTCCCTCATCACGGCCATTTACTACAACCAGCTCATGGCTTACACTCTGTACTACATGTTTGCAAGCTTTGCTTCTGAGGTTGGTTTGACTACAAATTATACAAACAAGTAGTGTCCATTATGAACATTAATAGATGGCAATGAATAACTGATAATGTTTGTAATCAAAGTAGTTAATTCAATGAGTCAGATGCCTTAAGTTCAACTAGTGTTCAATGAGAAATTTTACTCATAACATGTCACTTTCATTTCCCAGCGTAAATGATGACAGCAATAACATTTTTCCAGGTTCCATGGGCAAATTGTGATCCGAAGTGGGCAGACTCCAATTGCTTTACAGTAGGCGGTGTGTACTCGTGTGCAAGATACAACCTGACCGGTCCGACTGACACCATCAACTGCACCACCAAAAATGAATCTTCAGCATCTCAGTTTTGGCAGTTAGTTGCATTCCCTTTAACATTTACAGTTGTTTAAACAAATTATTCTTCATGCTGTGAAATTGTATGTTCTGTGATTATGTAACAATAGTAAACTAAACTGAACTACATATATTTGCAGGCTGTGATAATTCACTTGGTTTTGGTGAATGAGTGAGGCTTAAGTCTTTTCAAATGTATGAAGGAATGGTGTTCAGAAACTATAAAACATGTCATGTGGATTTTATAGGAGAGCCAATATCCCATAGTGTCAAGGTAGGAAGGCAAAAAAGGCATCTTAAGTACCCTGACATTCAGAAGTGGTGGAGGGGCCCCAGTTCCAAGATTCAGTAAactgtagaatatatatatatatatatatatatatatatatatatatatatatatatatatatatatatatatatatatatatatatatatatatatatatatatatatatatatgctcctTTTAGTTTATTATAACAACACAGGGTGATGTGCAGAAATGGTACATATTCGTAATCTCCATGTCTCAGGGATATATAATAGATCTAATTAATCAAGGTTTCATACATGGTTGCCATGGTTGCTCGATCATTTTTGGTACCCTATAAATAGGCCTAGTTGTTTTTTTCATGAATAAATATTCACAGGATATATACATATTTCTTTGATTAAAACTACATTCTTATGCTAAATGTTTGCAGGAGAGGTGTCTTGCGTTTGGAAAAGGGTGGTCTTGGAGAATTTGGCGAGATTGGTGAAATCCAGTGGGACCTGACCCTGTGTCTCCTTTTATCATGGGTGATTGTGTTCCTCTGTCTGATGAAGGGAGTCAAGTCCTCAGGAAAAGTTGTTTACTTCACTGCTACCTTCCCCTACATCATCCTCATTGCACTACTAATTGTCGGAGTGAGGCTTGAAGGAGCTATGACGGTATGTGTTATCATTCAAAAGATTGATTGTTCCTAAAAGATTCATGAATGAACCAAAAAATGTCCCTGTCTTATGCAATACTTTGTGGTTTGCATAAATGAAGCATTGATAAATATTTCACATACTGCTCATAACTTTGTACTCTGCATAACATATACACTTCCACCATCATGTAACCAAGAGTGTAAACATGAAACCTTCTTTTCAATTTAGTGATTCAGTTcataagggaaaaaaatcagaTTTCCAGTCATGTAAAATTAAAATCCAAGAGAACATCTGCAAGCCATAGCTAATTGATACtgattgcattaaaaaaaatgtCAACTTTTTGGTTGTTTTGTAATTGTATTCATAAAATTATACATTTTGCAGGGACTGAGATTCTTATTTGTGCCTCGCTGGAATGAGCTCTTCAGTGTTCAGGTTTGGAGGAAGGCAGCTGAACAGATGTTTTTCTCACTGTCTGTATCATGGGGTGGTCTGATCATGTTCGGCTCCTACAACAAGTTTAGAAATAAGGTAACGTGGCAATAATCACTTAGCATTTGTAAAAATACTTTGGTACATATATTGTTGGCCTTCCACCAATGCAGATCCACTACTATCCATGGACCATGGTGGTGAAATAATTCATATTGGTGATACCCTATTCTAGTCTATAAAATGACTGGTGCCAAGATCGCCCAAGtcacctttcccttttttcatagCAAATGTTAATTTTATCTGTTTATAATCAACATTCCAATACAGATATAATAAAGGgaaacttttctctcctctagcCCTGAATACAACCTTGCCTACGAAAGGCCATTACATACACTGAAACATGATAGACGGCATAAAATTACACTATATTAGGTGTCCACATCCCCAAGAATATCACCATTTTTTTCCTTGAAGCCTCTCTTACATATTTTCAACTGAAATATttattatcaaaataaagaatCTAAGTGAATGTAATGGACCATTGACATTTCCAAAACTTTCAAACCTGCATGTTGCTTACTTTGCCCCACTAATTTAACTGAAACTGCACACATGGGCAGTAATGTATTATTGAAACATTCCTTAGCCAATGATATACAATTCTTGGTGTTCTCTAAGGTCCTCTTTAACATTTCTGACCATGAACAAAGgacttttatatataattttcttatAATATCAGTGTTCTGTGCATCACTTTCAGCATGTAGTAAAACAATATTTTCATTATCCTTGCCTGACTGGGCATACTTCTTGTGGCTTTGTCTAAAGTTCTGAGCTAAAATTCAGGCTTCAAGTAACCACCTTTCCTAGCCCCCACAGGCAAAGATATGGAATCCATTAGTGACCACCAATGTTAGCAACCCAAAATAATAGACAAAACTGTCACATGTGGGAACAGTCCTGCATACCACTGAATGTGTGACCCTGAGCTAAGTTAAAGGGAGTGGACTGCTATATCATTTGCATAATGGCAGTGAGAGCTATACTGTCAACAACATGGTAGTGACGATGTCAACAACAACATGGTATCAGCAACTATGCAATAAACAAAGGGACACCCCAGTCCTTGTCGACAGGCTGGCTCTGGAGGtgtttgctgctgctgatggtctGTCGGCAACCTGCCAGTGAGAGATTCTGTTGTACCCACCCTGCACATCTAATGAGTTCTAAATAGCCCAGTCAGTCCGTATGCTGTCAGAAGTTTAGGAAGAGCAAGCCATCAACAATATGGCAACACAACTATATCAACAACAATGATATTTATGATTTGCTCATACACTTCCTCTGAAGTCTATGTTATTGGAGAGAGTTCAGAAGTTATTGAAAAGGGGTAACCATTCTAACTTAGGTTTGTTCAGTGAATCAGAGGACAGACCCACAAACACCCAGGTCCCAAATGGAGTCTGATGTCACATGTGGGGAGAGACCATTAAGACACATTAAGATGGCACAGCCACCTGCCTGCCAAGAAATTTAATGTAACCACAATTTGTACAGTGAGTTTTTAATTTGGatgttttatgggtattgtgCTACTGAAATTTACAGTAAGGAGAACTTCTTTGGTGGAGAGCCAACAGTGCacataaaacagaaagaaaaatggttTGATATAGGATCAAAATGTTGAACAGCTTATGATAGATACTCTCCTTTCAGGTTCACATTGATGCATTTATTGTGTCATCACTGGACTTTATCACCTCACTCATAGCCTCTGTGGCTATCTTCTCTGTGCTGGGTGCCATGTCTGAGGAGCTGGGCATTGACATCAGAAATCTTGCTGCTAAAGGTTAATTATTTAACATATTTTTGTCCAATTTATTTTGTCAAATAAGATATATCAATAAAACAAAGATATTTTGATATAAGTTGATATGGATATACTTATTGTACAGCAGTAAGGAACCATTTAACAAAGATTAATCTTGGTAACAGGTCCAGGTTTGGCCTTCATAGCCTACCCTGAAGCCATCTCCCGCACACTGCCTCTCCCCCAGCTGTGGTCAGTCCTATTCTTCTTCATGCTGTTTACCCTCGGACTGGATTCAGAAGTAAGTGGTTTTGTTGTATATCTTAGTAAGTTAAATTATGGGGATTAATAACACATATCTACATTCCAGTGTAGGTCTTCAGAGGTAAATGAAAGGAATATAGCTCTTGCATTACAAAAGTCTGATATTAAAGGTTGAGCCTCCCCTTAGTTTTCTCCTTTAAAATACTAGTCAAAGTGGACTCTATGCCATTGCAAGAATTTATCAGTCAATCAGTTTTTTTGTTATGTTCATTTGATAACATTATTAAAATTGTGTTTCTTTACAGTTTGCTCTTTTGGAAACTGTAATGACAGCCATTTACGACACCTTCCCAAGGTCACGTAGCCACAAATTAAAGGTCACAGGCTTGGTCTgcctctcctgcttcctcctggCTATACCACTCTGTGCCACAGTAAGTTTGTTGGCATGTTAGTGACATGCTTAAACTGAgcagttaatatatatatatatatatatatatatatatatatatatatatatatatatatatatatatatatatatatatatatatatatatatatatctatatatatatatattttgcctgAGTTTTGAGAAGTTTTTAGTTTGCTATGGAGTAAGGTATAGGTGCATACTACAgcattttattaattttcatagAAGTAAATTGGATACTTTATATAATGTAACAAGAGTTTGTACATTTCAATAGAAACTTGTTATAATGAACTAATAATAACTTGAAAGTTATCAATGTCTAACCAGCTTTCTCAGCATTTCATTGTCACTAGCTTTTTTTTTACTGGGTAGCTCTTCAAATATCTTAATATCCTCCTCGAAATAATTGGATACCACCTCACAAATCTGTGGGTTTTCACTTCTTGTGTAAGGAAACTGGTCAATTattaaaaatagtaaagaaaactAATGTTAATATGATTACAGATGGAATATTTTCTTGATTACAGATGGGCCAGTATATCTTTTCCCTGATGGACACCTTTGGTGGGGGTGTTGGCGTGCTTCTTATTGCTATCTTTGAGTTGGTGGCGCTCCACTGGGTGTATGGAGTGAGGCGTTTCAGTGATGATGTCGCATTCATGACTGGCTACAGCCCCTCCATGTTCTGGAAAGTCTGCTGGGTCTTTATAGCACCAGTGGCTCTCATGGTAAGGactatatttttataattacttACAGACCTGATGTGAATCAGGAATATTAAACTCAGCAGTATATCCTCTGCAGGAGACATTTTCAGTTATGCTTTATTTCACAACATTTATTCATGTAGGGTACACTGACATCCAACTATTCTTTTCAGAAGGATGGGTTTGGAACATAAACCTCCCTCTTACCCTTGATTTTTATAGGaaaaattattttattatttataaaaTCATTATATGTAAGAATcttggataaattgagtttttgaggcattaaaggacaccaagttcctcttgcccattcagaaatgatagcaaggtctaaggttaagcattctgcagcctccaatctaGAGtgttgtaattcctgttgggagggtcttgtgttgaaagaagttgaataatgcagagcagAGTCATTGGTGTACAAATGGattggacagtttgttttggTAAGATGACCATTTATGAACAACAGAGTAGGAAATAGGACAGACTTCTGTGgtacaccactgttgataggtttaggggaagaacagtgacaatCTACCACAGTAGAGATAGATCAGctagaaaggaaactagagataaaagtacagagagagggatagaatgcacaggagagagagggatagaatctgtgGAATTAAACCAAAACTAAAATATGCAGGTGTGTGGTCTTCACACAATAAAAAGCATGTAAAGAAACTGTATAGGATACAAAGGCTAGCTaccaagatggtaccagaactggAGAACTTAACctatgaagaaagattaagagaaatGCAGTTGTTAACActtggagaaagaaaacagaggtaACCTAATTACACAACATAAACTTGTAAATGACCTGGAAATCAGATAATAATAACCGAATACTGAAATGGGGAAGTGAAGACAAAACTAAGTGGTCATATGAAAGAGTTAAGCAAGAGAACATGTCTATCAGACACAAGAAGTACAGTTTCCCTCACAGAAGCATAGGTGCTTGAAATGAATTAAATGAGAAAGTGGTGGAGGCAAAAAGTATAAAAAACATTAAAGGAAAAGTTAGACGAATATAGGTATGGGAACAGGACCACCTGCATGTGGCGCAGACCCTGtgaactacaactaggtaaatacatt
Encoded proteins:
- the LOC127005800 gene encoding sodium-dependent proline transporter-like codes for the protein MPSYSYKVNDPISPISYKQRPAATTPGGGGGDGDSPARNGTEHTQHTNGHTANGTEERWRQNYVPTPYDSYKTNGSGSTQALEAESGVSKEEGRGHWGSKAEFLLSCIGLSVGIGNVWRFPYLAYENGGAAFLFPYIILLVLIGKPMYLMETALGQYSQLGPLNVWRCAPIMQGVGVAMVILSLITAIYYNQLMAYTLYYMFASFASEVPWANCDPKWADSNCFTVGGVYSCARYNLTGPTDTINCTTKNESSASQFWQRGVLRLEKGGLGEFGEIGEIQWDLTLCLLLSWVIVFLCLMKGVKSSGKVVYFTATFPYIILIALLIVGVRLEGAMTGLRFLFVPRWNELFSVQVWRKAAEQMFFSLSVSWGGLIMFGSYNKFRNKVHIDAFIVSSLDFITSLIASVAIFSVLGAMSEELGIDIRNLAAKGPGLAFIAYPEAISRTLPLPQLWSVLFFFMLFTLGLDSEFALLETVMTAIYDTFPRSRSHKLKVTGLVCLSCFLLAIPLCATMGQYIFSLMDTFGGGVGVLLIAIFELVALHWVYGVRRFSDDVAFMTGYSPSMFWKVCWVFIAPVALMVLFIYSAITWENPTYNGIEYPDWGIALGWFLAAISVGMIPLVFILYFFKMLFTGKIRNLFKPASDWGPGCPEARRELLASQATFDMSETKFGIDNPAMDTRYYPE